A stretch of DNA from Methanogenium sp. S4BF:
ATTCAGGATGAATTCGGATTTGTGATGGAGGAATTTACTGAAGATGAAGATGGTATGGTGACGCGCAGATACCTTTCGTTCACTGAAGCGATTCGCAGAATGATTCGTGGGGAGCGAAGGCTTTATACAAGGGATTTCAAACGAAATCCAGAGGAGTACAAAGAAGAGCTGAGACTGTACAGAAAAGCAGGGACTGTGTGGATATCCTATGGTGTTCCATTCATCCTTCCCATATGTGCAGGTTTTATCTCTGCGATATTTATTGGTGATATTATGACAATACTCATACAGGTACTATCCGGAGCTATCTGAGAAATGGAAATTAATTACAATGAATCAGGACTTGTTCCTGTAATTACACAGGATGCAAAGACCGGGCGTGTTCTGATGCTTGCGTATGCAAATGCTCGGGCCCTCTCTCTTTCTCAGTCAACAGGGTATGCGCATTATTTTTCCCGCAGCAGAAATCGAATCTGGAAAAAAGGTGAGGAATCCGGACATTTTCAAAAAATTGAAGGTATACGGGTCGATTGTGATGCGGACACTCTCCTGTATATTGTGCATCAGATCGGTGCGCCCTGCCATACCGGATATGAGACCTGTTTTTTCCGTGAACTTGGCGGAAAAATAATTGCGCGACGGTTGGTTGATCCGGACGAGGTATATGATAAAAAGGATGAGTGACATCATATTAGATTGGTGATATTTTTATGATATTGGTACCCGATACAAGCGTCGTAATAGACGGACGCATCACCTCCATGATACGGGAGGGAGAATATAACGGTTCTACAATAATAATACCGGAAGCTGTTGTGGCTGAACTTGAATCACAGGCAAATCAGGGAAGGGAAATAGGATTTAGTGGATTAATTGAACTCCAGCAACTTTCAGATATGGCTGGTGAAGGAATAATTGAATTGCAGTATGTGGGTAAACGCCCTAGTCTGGAACAGGTGAAACTGGCAAGCGGTGGAGAGATTGATGCACTCATTCGCAATGTTGCACTGGAATATGAAGATGTTCAGTTTATCACCAGTGATATCGTGCAGGCAGAGGTGGCAAAGGCGAAAGGTCTGGATGTTCTCTATCTTAAACCACAGGTAGGGGAATTTTCACCACTGAGTATTGACCAGTTTTTCGATGAAACAACAATATCTGTCCATCTGAAAGAACGGGTTAAACCTACCGCACGGAAAGGAACTATCGAGCGTTCAGAGATAGTGTCACTTCGTGAAGCACCTCTTTCTGAGTATGAACTTCGGCAGATGGCTCAGGAGATACTTGAGCGGGCCAAACGCGATCCAGATGGATTTATTGAAGTTGAACGAAAGGGAGTGACCGTTGTTCAGATCGGTTCGATGAGAATTGCGATTGTGCGGCGGCCATTTTCTGATGGAATGGAAATAACTGCATTCAGACCGGTTCTCAGAGAGCAGTATAACCCGAATCTGCTTTCTTCTGAGATAAAAAAGCGTCTTGAACACAAATCCTCCGGCATTCTTATTGCAGGTCCTCCCGGATCCGGAAA
This window harbors:
- the hisI gene encoding phosphoribosyl-AMP cyclohydrolase; its protein translation is MEINYNESGLVPVITQDAKTGRVLMLAYANARALSLSQSTGYAHYFSRSRNRIWKKGEESGHFQKIEGIRVDCDADTLLYIVHQIGAPCHTGYETCFFRELGGKIIARRLVDPDEVYDKKDE